TATATTTTTTTCTATTTTAATTTGACTGTCATACATTTTGACCGTCCTTTGTTGTTCTTTACATATACAAAATATACGCCGGCAGGAAGCTGAATTCCTTTCTTATCGACACCGCGCCAGACGACAGATTCATGCTGTCCGGCAAGCTTGTATTCATTTACCACTTGTCCTACTGCATTATAAATTTCAAGCTTACCTATTTCATTTCCGTCCGATAGCGAGACAGATATTGAAGTCCAGTCTGTGAAGGGATTTGGTGATACAGATAATGAAAATGATTGATCGTATCTGTTGATTACGGTGTCACTAATACACTGTTCATTCTCGCCACGCTTGTAGAATATATCTTGGGTGATTCCCGGATTCAATCTCTGATCATTCCAGGTTACATGTAATCGATTACTTCGATCGACTGCAATACGTGGAGCTGATGGCCATACTGCATACGGAGAGTGTACAATACTCATTGGCGGGATCACATAGTTAGCCAAAGTATCCAATTTTGCATACATGATTACATCAGAAACAGGCGTTACATGTGCCACCCATACAACATGTAGGTAGTGTAAGGAATCCATAGCCATGTGTCCCCATGTGTTATCCACACATACAGACGAGTTAATGGTATCAGGGCCGATTAGAATATTGCCATCCTGGTCCAGTTTAAGATATTCTATTGTTGTACCTGGACCTCTAAAATTCGTATAGACCATATGGATATTCTGATAGTAATCTGCAATAATAGCAGGAAAAAGCCCATATCCGAGTATTTTATTAGCAATAATTATAGTACCGTCTTTATCCACTTTGCTGTAGGTCAACCAGTCCCAATAAGGACCGCCTGCGCTGTCCGTACGGTAGCCTAAATGGCAGTTTGCCATGCTGTCCACCCCAATTCCTGGCCAGTACGCATCGAAAATGTCGGGAGATATTGATAATTTTTCTATAATGGGCATTCCTACACTGTCAAGTTTAGAAAAACACATTCTGTTGTTGCCTGCACTGTCTTCATCCCAGATGATATTGATATTCTTGTACTTATCCAAAACCATACCAGGGAGCAGCGTGGAGAAATATCCCCCACCACCGCTCACTGCCAAATGTGGTGCAACAATTAC
This is a stretch of genomic DNA from candidate division WOR-3 bacterium. It encodes these proteins:
- a CDS encoding T9SS type A sorting domain-containing protein produces the protein VIVAPHLAVSGGGGYFSTLLPGMVLDKYKNINIIWDEDSAGNNRMCFSKLDSVGMPIIEKLSISPDIFDAYWPGIGVDSMANCHLGYRTDSAGGPYWDWLTYSKVDKDGTIIIANKILGYGLFPAIIADYYQNIHMVYTNFRGPGTTIEYLKLDQDGNILIGPDTINSSVCVDNTWGHMAMDSLHYLHVVWVAHVTPVSDVIMYAKLDTLANYVIPPMSIVHSPYAVWPSAPRIAVDRSNRLHVTWNDQRLNPGITQDIFYKRGENEQCISDTVINRYDQSFSLSVSPNPFTDWTSISVSLSDGNEIGKLEIYNAVGQVVNEYKLAGQHESVVWRGVDKKGIQLPAGVYFVYVKNNKGRSKCMTVKLK